Genomic window (Sparus aurata chromosome 19, fSpaAur1.1, whole genome shotgun sequence):
GCATTTACACATTCTCCAAATGATACAACAGTAACCAATGTAACTACAGCTAGTGCATTTACACATTCTCCAAATGGTACAACAGTGTCCAATGTGACAACAACGGACAACAACAGTAACCTACACAACGGCACAGTTACAACAAGTAACACAACAATTGGCATGTTTCCAGCTCCTCTAAATGATACAGCAGTGTCCAATGTAACTacagcagaaacattaaaacCTTCTCCAAATGATACAACAGTAACCAATGTAACTACAGCCAACTCATTTACACCCTCTCCAGATGACACAACGGTGTCCAGTGTTACTACAGCCAGCATATTTACACCCTCTACAAATGATACAAAAGTTTCCAATGTAACTAGAGCTGACAATGACAAAAACTTAGACAACGATACGATTACAATAAGTAACACAACAATTAACACATTTCCGCACTCTCCAAATGATCCAACAGTAACCAATGTAACTACAGCCAACACATTTACACCCTCTCCAAATGATACAACGGCTTCCAATGTAACTACAGCCAGGGCATTTACACATTCTTCAAATGGTACAACAGTGTCCAATGTCACTACAACGGACAACAACAGCAACCTACACAACGGCACAATTTCAACAAGTAACACAACAATAAGCATTTTTGCAGCACCTCTAAATGATACAACAGTGTCCAATGTAACTACAGCAGAAACAATAAAACCCTCTCCAAATGATACAACAGTAACCAATGTAACTACAGTCAACACATTTGCATCTTCTTCAAATGAAACAACCATgtccaaaacaacaacttcagaTACATTTACACCCTCTCCACTTGATACAACAGTGTCAAAAGTTACTTCAGTGGACAGCAACAGGAACCTACACAACACTACAATCAACACAAGTAACACAACAATAAGCATGTTTCAACCCTCTCCAAATGATACAACAGTGTCCAGTGTTACTACAAGTGCATTTACACCTTCTCCAAGTGATACAACAGTAACTAATTTAACTACAGCCAATGCATTTACACACTCTCCAAATGATACAACAGTGTCCAATGTAACTACATCAGATACATTTACACCCTCTCAAAATGATACAGCAGTGTCCAGTGTTACTACAGCCAGTGCATTTGCACATTCTCCAAATGATACAACAGTCTCTAATGTAACTACACTGGACAACAACAGGAACCTACACAACAGTACAATTACAACAACTAACACATCAATTAGCACGTTTCCATTTTCTCTAAATGATACAGCGGCGTCCAATGTAACTACAGCCAGTGCATTTACACATTCTCCAAATGACACAACAGTAACCAATGTAACTACAGCCAACACATTTACATCTACTCCATATGATAGAACACTGCCCAATGCTACTACAGCAAACAGATTTCCACCCTCTCCAAATGATACAACAGTGTCCAGTGTTACTACAGCCATTACATTAACACATTCTCCAAATGATTCAATATTGTCCAATACTACTGCAGCAGATGATATCAGGAACCTACACAATAGCACAAATACAAGTAAGGCAACAATGAGCACATTTACACCTTCCCCCAATCACACAATGGCAAACAATGTAACTACAGTATCTCACGATTACACAACCATGCACAATGTAACTACAGCTGCCAACAATCCCAACGTCACTGCTACAACCaacaatttcacaacagagtACAATGTAACTACAGTGGACAGCAACAGCACAACTGCAGAAACTACTACAACAACGAGTACATTCACACCTTCCACCAATGTCACAGCAACAACCaacaatttcacaacagagaACAGTGCAACTACAGTGgacaacaacagcacaactaCAAAAACTAATGCAACAATGAGTACATTTACACCTTCCACCAATGTCACAGCAACAACCaacaatttcacaacagagaACAATGCAACTACAGTggacaacaacagtacaactaCAGAAACTGATTTAACGATCAACACGTTTACACCTTTGCCCAATGCCACAGCAAAAACTACCAACTTCACTACAGCGTACAATGTAACTACAGTggacaacaacagtacaactaCAGGAGCTAACGCAACTGTGAGCACGTTTATACGTTCTCCAAATGTCACATCAACAACTAACAATTTCACAATAGAGTACAATGTAACTATAGCGGACGACAACAGTACAATTACAAAAACTAACCCAACAGTCAGTACATTTACACATTCTCCCGATGTCACAGCAACAAATaacaatttcacaacagagtACAATGTAACTACAGTGgacaacaacagcacaactaCAGAAACTAATGCAACAATGAGCACATTTACTCATTCTCCCAACGTCGCAGCAACAACCaacaatttcacaacagagtACAAAGTAACTACAGTGGACAACAACAGTACAATTACAAAAACTAACCCAACAGTCAGTACATTCATACATTCTCCCAATGTCACAGCAACAAATGACAATTTCACTACAGCGTACAATGTAACTACAGTGgacaacaacagcacaactaCAGAAACTAATGCAACAATGAGCACATTTACACCTTCCCCCAATGTCACAGCAACACCTCGCAATTTCACAACAGAGTACAATGTAACTTCAGTGgacaacaacagcacaactCAAGAAACTAACACAACAATGAGCACATTTACACCTTCCACCAATGTCACAGCAACAACCaacaatttcacaacagagaACAATGCAACTACAGTGGAACACAACAGTACAACTACAGAAACTAATTCAACAATCAACACATTTACACCTTCGCCCAATGCCACAGCAACAACTACCAACTTCACCACAGCGTACAATGTAACTACAGTggacaacaacagtacaactaCAGAAGCTAACGCAACTGTGAGCACGTTTATACGTTCTCCCAATGTCACATCAACAACTTacaatttcacaacagagtACAATGTACCTACAGTGgacaacaacagcacaactaCAGAAACTAACGCAACAGTGAGCACGTCTACACAGTCTCCCAATGTCACAGCAACAACCAACAACTCCACAACAGATTACAATGTAACTAGAGTGGACAACAACAGCATAACTGCAAAAACTAATGCAACAATTAGTACATTTACACCATCCACCAATGTCACAGCAACGACCaacaatttcacaacagagaACAATGCAACTACAGTGgacaacaacagcacaactCAAGAAACTAACACAACAATGAGCACATTTACACCTTCCATCAATGTCACAGCAACAACCAATAATTTCACAACAGAGTTCAATGCAACTACAATGgacaacaacagcacaactaCAAAAACTAATGCAACAATGAGTACATTTACACCTTCCACCAATGTCACAGCAACAACCAATAATTTCACAACAGAGTTCAATGCAACTACAATGgacaacaacagcacaactaCAAAAACTAATGCAACAATGAGTACATTTACACCTTCCACCAATGTCACAGCAACCAcaaacaatttcacaacagagaACAATGCAACTACAGTGGAACACAACAGTACAACTACAGAAACTAATTCAACGATCAACACATTTACACCTTCGCCCAATGCCACAGCAACAACTACCAAGTTCACCACAGCATACAATGTAACTACAGTGGACAACCACAGTACAACTACAGAAGCTAACGCAACTGTGAGCACGTTTATACGTTCTCCCAATGTCACAGCAACAACCAATAATTTCACAACAGAATACAATGCAACTACAATTGACAACAGCAGCGCAACTGCAAAAACTAATGCAACAATTAGTACATTTACACTTTCCACCAATGTCACAGCAACAACCaacaatttcacaacagagtACGATGCAACTACAGTggacaacaacagtacaactaCAGAAACTAATTCAACAATCAACACGTTTACACCTTTGCCCAATGTCACACCATCAACTACCAACTTCACAACAGCGCACAATATAACTACAGTggacaacaacagtacaactaCAGAAACTAACGCAACTGTGAGCACGTTTATACGTTCTCCCAATGTCACAGCAACAACTaacaatttcacaacagagtACAATGTAACTACAGTGGACAACAACAGCAGAACTACAGAAACTAACGCAACAATGAGCACATTTACACTTTCCACCAACGTCACAGCAACAACCAATAATTTTACAACGAAGTACAATGTACCTACAGTGgacaacaacagcacaactaCAGAAACTAGTGCAACAATGAGCACATTTACACCTTTGCCCAATGCCACAACAACACCTCacaatttcacaacagagtACAATGGAACTACAGTGGACACCAACAGCACAAGTACAGAAACTAACACAACAATAAGCACATTTACACCTTCCACCAATGTCACAGCAACAACCAACAATTTCACAACAGCGTACAATGTAACTACAGTGGACACCAACAGCACAACTACAGAAGCTAACACAACAATGAGCACATTTACACCTTCCACCAATGTCACGGCAACAACCaacaatttcacaacagagaACAATGCAACTACAGTggacaacaacagtacaactaCAGAAACTAAGTCAACAATCGACACATTTACACTTTCACCCAATGTCACAGCAACAACTACCAACTTCACCACAGCGTACAATGTAACTACAGTggacaacaacagtacaactaCAGAAACTAACGCAACTGTGAGCACGTTTATACGTTCTCCCAATGTCACAGCAACAACTaacaatttcacaacagagaACAATGCAACTACAGTggacaacaacagtacaactaCAGAAACTAACGCAACAATCAACACATTTACACCTTCCACCAATGTCACAGCAACAACTATCAACTTCACCACAGCGTACAATGTAACTACAGTGGACACCAACAGCACAACTACAGAAGCTAACACAACAATGAGCACATTTACACCTTCCACCAATGTCACGGCAACAACCaacaatttcacaacagagaACAATGCAACTACAATGGACAAAAACAGTACAACTACAGAAACTAAGTCAACAATCAACACATTTACACCTTCACCCAATGTCACAGCAACAACTACCAACTTCACCACAGCGTACAATGTAACTACAGTggacaacaacagtacaactaCAGAAACTAACGCAACTGTGAGCACGTTTATACGTTCTCCTAATGTCACAGCAACAACTaacaatttcacaacagagtACAATGTACCTTCAGTGgacaacaacagcacaactaCAGAAACTAACGCAACAGTGAGCACGTCTACACTTTCTCCCAATGTCACAGCAACAACCAACAACTCCACAACAGATTACAATGTAACTAGAGTGgacaacaacagcacaactCAAGAAACCAATGCAACAATGAGCACGTCTACACATTCTCCAAATGTCACAGCAACAACTaacaatttcacaacagagtACAATGTAACTACAGTggacaacaacagaacaactACAGAAACTAACACAACAATGAGCACATCTACACATTCTCCCAATGTCACAGCAACAGCCAACAATTCCACAACAGATTACAGTGTAACTAGAGTGgacaacaacagcacaactCAAGAAACTAACGCAACAATCAACACTTTTACACAGTCCACCAATGTCACAGCAATAACTaacaatttcacaacagagtACAATGTAACTACAGTggacaacaacagaacaactACAGAAACTAACACAACAGTGAGCACGTCTACACATTCTCCCAATGTCATAGCAACAACCAACAACTCCACAACAGATTACAATGTAACTAGAGTGgacaacaacagcacaactCAAGAAACCAATGCAACAATGAGCACGTCTACACATTCTCCAAATGTCACAGCAACAACCaacaatttcacaacagagtACAATGTAACTACAGTggacaacaacagaacaactACAGAAACTAACACAACAATGAGCACATCTACACATTCTCCCAATGTCACAGCAACAACCAACAACTCCACAACAGATTACAATGTAACTAGAGTGgacaacaacagcacaactCAAGAAACCAATGCAACAATGAGCACGTCTACACATTCTCCAAATGTCACAGCAACAACCaacaatttcacaacagagtACAATGTAACTACAGTggacaacaacagaacaactACAGAAACTAACACAACAATGAGCACATCTACACATTCTCCCAATGTCACAGCAACAGCCAACAATTCCACAACAGATTACAGTGTAACTAGAGTGGACAACAACGGCACAACTCAAGAAACTAACGCAACAATCAACACTTTTACACAGTCTACCAATGTCACAGCAATAACTaacaatttcacaacagagtACAATGCAACTACAGTGGACAAAAACAGTACAACTACAGAAACTAATTCAACAATCAACACCTTTACACTTTCGCCCAATGTCACAGCAACAACTACTAACTTCACAACAGCGTACAATGTAACTACATTGGACCAAAACAGTACAACTACAGAAACTAACACAACAATGAGCACGTCTACACATTCTCGCAATGTTTCAGCAACAACTTacaatttcacaacagagtACAATGTAACTACAGTggacaacaacagtacaactaCCGACACTAATGCAACAATGAGTGCATTTACACCTTCCAACAATGCCACAGCAACAACTaacaatttcacaacagagtACAATGTAACTACAGTggacaacaacagtacaactaCAGAAACTAACGCAACAATGAGCACGTCTACACTTTCGCCCAATGTCACAGCAACAACTACCAACTTCACAACAGAGTACAATGTAAccacagtggacaacaacagtacaactaCAGAAACTAATTTAACAATCAGCACGTTTACACAGTCTCCCAATGTCACAGCAACAACCAACAGTTTCACAACAGAGTACAGTGTAACTACAGTGGACAACAACAGGACAACTACAGAAACTAACGCAACAATGAGCACATTTACATATTCTCCCAATGTCACAGCAACAACTAACAATTTCACCACAGTAGAGAATAAAACCAGTACAACTGTATCTCAAAACAGAACAACCGCAGACAACGTAACCACCTCACCCAGCGGGGAAACGGAACAGAACACAACAATGTCTATCACTGTTAGTCAAGTTGTCAACAACACCATTACACCCACTGGCACTCCACAGAACAATCAGACTGGAAATTACACCACACCAGAATCTGACAAGATCACAGAAACCAACCAAAATgacaccaactcaaccacagtTGCAACTGGCACCACTCCCACTATTGATCACAACCAAACCACAGGAATCAGCTTAAACATGAGCTCGACAACCAAAGGACCAAGAGTCAATTCAACGACTACAGCAGCTAGCACTTCTGTTGATCATATAACTACAACATCTGACACAACCACAAATAGTAATCTTCCGGCCTCGATAAACACCACAACTCCAGAGGTGTCCACGCTTTCTTCAACAGCAGCTCTCCAAGTCACCACCCTTACCAGTACAACCACACCAGAATCTGGTATGTATAGCAAAGAATGgttaaagtaaaactctcgccaaaaagcaactgaggcttaatttgtgattgaatatgagtcaaacctttttagatttaccgtagtttcgttttcagggaagctaattttcaatggagtgcgggggcactggtacgctagcatcaaaatcgctatttttaaaacactaagaaggctcgactcaacatgaaactttgctcgtagtatcaccagggtctctacacatgaacacgagcattgagaacattgtttgtgtacacagagtttattaaaaagaaggtttttggacaactcataTTAGCAGTAGCATCCCCGGCGCActgctgtcatggcagacaaaaaagTGTCGATAAATCtgaaaagtgcctctttcctcgTTAttatattcaatcacaaataaagcctcagttgctttttggcgagagtttcactttaaagcttTCAGTATGGTGGATCAAACTGAATCAAATGACAATATATGTATTGAGAGTATAGTTCCTTAATCTACATTGATGGAATGGTTTTCTATGTAGAAGCTCCAACTGGAGGTCGAACGTTTTGATAAAAGCCCTGACTAGTAAACTTTACCCTTTTTTATATGGATTGATTTATTCTATATAATGACGATCATACATCAAGAATTGATTAACGCGATTTGACAACTTATCATACTTACTCACCTATCAAGGTGCTGAAACTACCCTCACATCCACTGCAGAGACAACACAAAGccaagaggaacaggaggaacaagCAAATGAGCTGCTGAGCCAAACACAGGATGCTTCTCAGCTCAATTCCTCTCAGGTGAAGCTACTGATCTGTAAATACTTTGTGTGAGTCACTGTGTTATTGGACTTGTCACTTATTGTATGAAAATTTGATGGATGCTGCAGGTGGCACAGTTGACCGCGCAGTTAGAAAAGCTCCTTGACGGCCCCACAGTCTCTCGGTCAGTGGGACAAAAAGCCATCAATGTAATCAGCAACCTGATAGAGGGCGACTCACAGGCGATTTCCGAATCTGCCAACAGGTACAACTCAAACAACACTCACCTACAtggacacatactgtatatccaCATACATTTGATGTACCTAAAGTGATTTGTCACCTCTCCTGCTGGCAGGCTGGTTCGGTTGGTAGATGAGGTTGGTCTTAAACTGGTTGTCGTTGGTGACAGCGAGATTGCCTCCTCTAATTCGCTGGTTCTGGCAGTGAGGACAGTTGATGGGACCAACTTTCCGACAACATCTGTCGACATTTTCAACACAGATAATGTCGAAGTAGGTTGGAAACAATGGGCCTTGTGCAATAACCACCTGCACTATCAGATTTGTTCTGATATGAGCACACAGAAGAGAGGTTCTTCCAAAAATGCAATTGACCATTTCTTAACTTTTTCTCTACCCAGCTCCGCGCCCTCAGCAAATCCAGGTCCAAGCAGTCAGGGTCCGCTCTGGGCTCTGTATTCTtgccctcctccctcacctcagGACTCAGTCCTGAGCAGCAACAGCAGGCCAGCAGAGTCCAGTTCACCTTCTACACCAATCCTGCCCTCTTCAAGGTACTTTCTCATCCTCACACCTGGAATTGTTATCTGTCATCTCTTTAGGATTTGTTTTGCAGAATGCTGACGTATTTATTGGTGTTCATTTAATGATCCTCCAAGCagcattttaaactttttgtttttcatttttaaaccagCTGTGGCTTTatggaaaaaggaaacagcTGTGGGATTTTTACACCACTGCAGTTACTGCAATGAAATGAACTTTCATCTTCCATCAAACTGATTTCATCTatctgctttgtttttgcagGATTCAGCATTGGATAACCAGATCACTGTCAGTCCAGTTCTGGGCTCCAGTGTGGCCAATCTGTCAATAAGCAACCTAAATGAGAACATTTCATTTACAATCCGAAAGACCAACCCCATTACTGTGAGTGTGGTAGCCATCCATAATAAGACCATAAAACAATCACACATTCtaaaaaatctgctttttttcaaacagcatttaaaaataaacgtTTACTTTTATATTACCTACAAATAAACTCATATAAATGGTTTAAATTGCTTCTTTGTTCTCAGGGGGACTTCTCGGCCTCCTGTGCATTCTGGGACTTTGCTTTGAATGGTGAGTGCATGCTCGCCAAATGGAGTTGGTTAAGAGCCAGACTGCCACAGGTGTTTATATCCCTGTTCGTTTCTCTTGTTCAGGCGGTCGAGGAGGCTGGAGCACAACCGGCTGCATTCTCGTTAACAACACGCAGGAAGACACGACGTGCAGCTGCAACCATCTCACGGCCTTTGCAATACTGCtggtttgtgtgcatgtttcatTGTATCTGTGGGAAATATTAACAATACTAGTACCCATGAATTCCTTTAAATCACATGTACATAGGGAATTAAATGAACAACTAAAATTACAGGCTAAAGCAGCAACTAGGTCTGCACCAAATGTCATCAGTCTCAAATCTTCATTTTGTCATTATGGTACGTTGTCTGTGACACATACAAATTTGAACGTGtcacagtggtttgcagaaatattaCAATCCAACAATTTATCCTGATGACTGAGCTGAGTAGTAGCAGTAACAATGTCTTTCTGTATTGTTAAATTGTGGAATGATGAAGCTCACTACACTCTACTGTTGCAcaatatgtgtttatgtgtatttttgtgtcctAATTACAGGATTTGTCCAGAGATGTAGAAATAGACCCTCAGCAAGTGCAAATCCTTACTTTCATCACATACATCGGCTGTGGAATCTCTGctatcttcctctctgtcacaTTACTGACATATCTCTGCTTTGAGTAAGAATATACAAACCTGAGACTACTTAAATCTGAGCTTTATTACTTTATATCACATCCTAACAATCTCTTACCATGCAGAAAACTGCGGAGGGACATTCCTGCTAAGATCCTGATCCAGCTCTGCATATCCCTCCTCCTTCTGAACCTGGTCTTCCTGTTAGACGGCTGGCTGGCGCTCTACCCAGCCATCGGGCTGTGCACCAGCACCGCCTTCTTCCTGCACTACTTCCTGCTGACATCGTTCACCTGGGCGGGGCTCGAGGCCCTGCACATGTACCTGAGCGTGGTCCAGGTGTTCACGCCCTACCTGAGCAGATACATGCTCAAGTTCTCACTGGTGGGCTGGGGTGAGTTACACAGaactcttccttccttctttattttctttgtttgaataaaagtaTAACTgaatacaaattaaaatgtttttggttgTATATATTGAGATGGTTCTGCTGGATGACGTGCTGGTCTTTGCAGGCATTCCTCTTCTTGTGGTGATCATTATAATATCAGTGGACAAAAACAACTACGGCCTGGTCACATATGGAAGAAACACAGGCGGTCCTACAGGTGACTTGTAAGTAACTCCTAAATCAGAACAACTTACTGAAAATTATTCCTGAAACTGACCCATTTGACCACTAGAGGGTGGTACTGTGCTTTATCTATGGTGCCCAACATCCAAACAAAATCTGTGCATATGTTTCCTTATCGAGCCTCTAAGGTGAACATCAGGGTTGAATGCCAATTTTACGTAGTAAATGTGAAATTACATCGCAGCCCAAAAAGACTTTTCCCTTCAGCTTAACTCATtaaagaagcagctgtaaaatgtTGGATACAtattttctggagcttcacaacccTGTGAATAAAAGTCTGTTAAGTAACTAACGTCTCATTTCTGTCCCGCTTGTAGCTGCTGGCTGAGTAATGACATCGCCTTCTACGTGGGCGTGGTGGCCTActtcctcctcatcttttcTCTGTGCCTGCTGGTCTTCATCTTAGTCATGGTCCAGCTGGCCCGGATCAAGAAGCAGAACCCCCAGAACCAGTCTCCTAACAGGGGAGTGATGACAGACATGCGCAGCATCGCCGGCCTCATCATCCTGCTCGGCCTCACCTGGGGGTTCGCCCTCTTCGCCTGGGGACCGCTCAACTTACCCTTCATTTACCTTTTCACTATATTCAACACTCTGCAAGGTGAGACACTGTGAACTACTGACGCATTaaagaacaaacaaatcttCTCTGATTAAACTGATACAAGTTTTGCATACAAACGAATCCCCAAAACTAATTTTCACTTGTTAAATTTGTCCTGTGTAGGTTTCCTTGTCTTTGTCTTCCACTGTGCTGTGAAGGAGAACGTCCGCCGGCAGTGGAGAACTTATCTTTGCTGTGGGAAACTGCGACTGGCTGAAAACTCAGGTGGGCTCCTAAATGTTTTCCTGTAACTCTGTTTATGTGATTGAACAGAAAAGGAAAGGCGATTTATCATTGCAGATTGTCCAGAAAGATGGAGTGGTTCACAGCTGGGTTACAAAGGAGGGGATACAATTGCACCAGAGCGCCTTTCtgcataatgagtacttttactcctAAACAGAGTATTTATACACTGTGGTATTACTGCTTGCGAACATGCATATGAAAGAAAAGTGTGGCGTGTGTTCTcttcttaaatgtgttttctcaaCAGTTAAATGTTGTGTTCTCATGACAAAATGCTGAAAAAGACTTTATTTTGCGTAAGAAGTAAGACACAGAAAAGTAATGAGAGCGAAAAGGTCCATTATTATCCTAAAATTAATGGATGTTACATTGACATCCAAATGTTCTGAATTCCTTATTAAGTTGGTTCTGATACGTTTTCCTGCAGAATGGAGTCGGACGGCCACTCAGAACAAAAAGAATCTGTCGCTCAACACGGCGACCACTAGAGCGCTGCACTCCACCTCTCGCAGCTCCTCCGTCATCAGCGACGCCACCAATAGCAGTGGTACGTTCACATCACAGTCTGAACGTCTCAcctgcatttatttttacacatcttttacattttatacaataacactgtgtttgttttcgtCCCCCCGCAGGCTCTGTGTTTGCCGACAGCGGGATATCTGACGGCTCCGGCAGCGACGTCGTCCTCAACGAGATTCACAGGCGAAATATGTCACTCGCGGCGGTCGCCTCAAGCGTTCACACGTCAAGTGCTGATTTGTGATTACAATAATTATCTACTCTGAGGGAAGAGTCAGAGAGTAGTGATCTCCTGCAGCTGGAGTAAACAAAACGCTATTCACAGGAGGTGGAGATGCCGACAGGAAAATCCTCAGTGTTACATAAAATGAAGGTTTTAATGGTGAAATGAAggacagaagacagaagaggTGAAATGAGACtgaagtactttttttttttatatatatatatatatattttttataattacTGCTTTATGCGACTATTTGATGCCTTTTCTACACTGACAGAAGAATATATGAACACAGAAGGGACTTGTTCCCAGCGAGAAGTGTACAGTCGGTGTGTTTCTGactgaaaaatgtattattataatttttaacattatttattgtttgtatCAAAGCTCTTAG
Coding sequences:
- the LOC115569818 gene encoding adhesion G-protein coupled receptor G2-like — protein: LSYLLTYQGAETTLTSTAETTQSQEEQEEQANELLSQTQDASQLNSSQVAQLTAQLEKLLDGPTVSRSVGQKAINVISNLIEGDSQAISESANRLVRLVDEVGLKLVVVGDSEIASSNSLVLAVRTVDGTNFPTTSVDIFNTDNVELRALSKSRSKQSGSALGSVFLPSSLTSGLSPEQQQQASRVQFTFYTNPALFKDSALDNQITVSPVLGSSVANLSISNLNENISFTIRKTNPITGDFSASCAFWDFALNGGRGGWSTTGCILVNNTQEDTTCSCNHLTAFAILLDLSRDVEIDPQQVQILTFITYIGCGISAIFLSVTLLTYLCFEKLRRDIPAKILIQLCISLLLLNLVFLLDGWLALYPAIGLCTSTAFFLHYFLLTSFTWAGLEALHMYLSVVQVFTPYLSRYMLKFSLVGWGIPLLVVIIIISVDKNNYGLVTYGRNTGGPTGDFCWLSNDIAFYVGVVAYFLLIFSLCLLVFILVMVQLARIKKQNPQNQSPNRGVMTDMRSIAGLIILLGLTWGFALFAWGPLNLPFIYLFTIFNTLQGFLVFVFHCAVKENVRRQWRTYLCCGKLRLAENSEWSRTATQNKKNLSLNTATTRALHSTSRSSSVISDATNSSGSVFADSGISDGSGSDVVLNEIHRRNMSLAAVASSVHTSSADL